In Populus trichocarpa isolate Nisqually-1 chromosome 16, P.trichocarpa_v4.1, whole genome shotgun sequence, a genomic segment contains:
- the LOC7482624 gene encoding cyclin-dependent kinase B1-2: MEKYEKLEKVGEGTYGKVYKAKDKLTGQLVALKKTRLQMDEEGVPPTALREVSLLQMLSQSLYVVRLLSVEHLDANNSDDDSKSNLYLVFEFLDADLKKFIDSHRKGPNPRPLSPSLIQSFLFQLCKGVAHCHSHGVLHRDLKPQNLLLDQERGILKIADLGLGRAFTVPLKSYTHEIVTLWYRAPEVLLGSTHYSIAIDMWSVGCIFAEMSRRQALFPGDSELQQLLHIFRLLGTPTEEQWPGVTSLRDWHVYPKWEPQNLARAVPSLGPQGVDLLSKMLKYDPAERISAKAAMDHPYFDSLDKSQF, translated from the exons ATGGAAAAGTATGAGAAACTGGAGAAGGTCGGGGAAGGCACCTACGGCAAAGTCTATAAAGCCAAAGACAAACTAACAGGTCAGCTCGTTGCTCTCAAAAAAACTCGGCTCCAAATGGATGAGGAAGGCGTTCCCCCTACCGCTCTCCGCGAAGTTTCTCTTCTTCAGATGCTCTCTCAATCTCTCTACGTCGTCCGCCTCCTCTCAGTCGAACACCTTGACGCCAACAACTCCGACGACGACTCCAAATCCAATCTCTACTTGGTTTTCGAGTTTCTCGATGCGGATCTCAAGAAATTCATCGATTCTCACCGCAAAGGTCCCAACCCTAGACCTCTCTCCCCTTCCCTCATCCAGAGCTTCCTCTTCCAGCTCTGCAAGGGAGTTGCTCACTGTCACAGCCACGGTGTGCTTCACCGCGATCTCAAGCCTCAGAACCTTCTTCTTGATCAGGAGAGAGGTATTCTTAAGATTGCTGATTTGGGATTGGGTCGTGCCTTTACTGTGCCTCTTAAGAGTTATACCCATGAGATTGTCACTCTTTGGTATAGGGCTCCTGAGGTGTTGCTTGGTTCCACTCATTATTCCATCGCTATCGATATGTGGTCTGTCGGTTGCATCTTTG CTGAAATGTCGAGAAGGCAAGCTCTGTTTCCTGGAGACTCCGAGCTTCAACAGTTGCTTCATATTTTCAG GTTGTTAGGAACACCAACTGAAGAGCAGTGGCCAGGAGTTACTTCTCTTAGAGATTGGCATGTCTATCCCAAATGGGAGCCTCAAAACCTTGCACGAGCTGTTCCATCTCTTGGACCTCAAGGGGTGGACCTCTTATCG AAGATGCTCAAGTACGATCCAGCTGAAAGAATCTCGGCCAAAGCAGCTATGGATCATCCCTATTTCGACAGCCTTGACAAGTCGCAGTTCTGA
- the LOC7482623 gene encoding uncharacterized protein LOC7482623, producing the protein MLVDKRRKKGRVGMEGLEGLIQRLLEGRNNRGKRIQLTEPEIHQLCVTAKQVFLAQPVLLALEAPINICGDIHGQYPDLLRLFEYGGFPPDSNYLFLGDYVDRGKQSIETICLLLAYKIKFPDNFFLLRGNHECASINRIYGFYDECKRRFSVRLWKTFTDCFNCLPVAAVVDDKILCMHGGLSPEMDSLDQIRAIERPADVPDQGLLCDLLWSDPDRDTKGWGDNDRGVSYTFGADRVTEFLKKHDLDLVCRAHQVVEDGYEFFADRQLVTIFSAPNYCGEFNNAGALMCVDASLLCSFQILKPWRGREGHPE; encoded by the exons ATGTTGGTAGATAAAAGGAGGAAGAAGGGAAGGGTTGGGATGGAGGGATTGGAAGGGCTGATACAGAGGTTGCTGGAAGGAAGGAATAATAGAGGGAAACGCATCCAGCTGACTGAACCTGAAATCCACCAACTCTGTGTCACCGCCAAGCAAGTCTTTCTTGCTCAACCTGTTCTTCTTGCATTAGAAGCTCCCATCAACATCTGTG GTGATATACACGGGCAATATCCAGATCTCTTGCGATTGTTTGAGTATGGCGGGTTTCCACCAGATTCCAATTATCTATTCCTTGGAGACTACGTAGATAGAGGAAAACAAAGTATAGAGACAATATGCCTTCTCCTTGCTTACAAGATCAAGTTCCCTGacaattttttccttcttcgaGGGAACCATGAATGTGCTTCTATCAACAGAATATATGGATTCTATGATGAGTGCAAGCGTCGTTTCAGTGTCCGTCTATGGAAAACTTTCACGGACTGCTTCAATTGTTTACCGGTGGCTGCAGTGGTCGATGACAAAATCCTATGCATGCATGGTGGACTCTCACCGGAAATGGATAGCTTGGATCAGATCAGAGCTATAGAGAGGCCAGCAGACGTGCCAGACCAGGGCCTCTTGTGTGACCTCCTTTGGTCTGATCCTGATAGAGACACCAAGGGTTGGGGTGATAATGATAGGGGTGTCTCCTATACCTTCGGAGCCGATAGGGTCACCGAGTTCTTAAAGAAACATGATCTCGATCTCGTATGCCGAGCTCACCAG GTAGTCGAGGATGGCTATGAATTCTTCGCAGACAGACAGCTGGTCACCATATTCTCAGCACCGAACTACTGTGGAGAGTTCAACAATGCAGGTGCCCTTATGTGTGTTGATGCTAGTTTGCTCTGCTCATTTCAGATTCTCAAGCCATGGAGGGGGAGAGAAGGGCATCCTGAATAG
- the LOC7472502 gene encoding 2,3-bisphosphoglycerate-independent phosphoglycerate mutase, translating into MGSPGQNAWKLADHPKLPKGKTIAMVVLDGWGEAKPDQYNCIHVAHTPTMDSFKTTAPEKWRLIKAHGTAVGLPSEDDMGNSEVGHNALGAGRIFAQGAKLVDLALASGKIYDGEGFKYIKECFDNGTLHLIGLLSDGGVHSRLDQLQLLLKGAVENGAKRIRVHILTDGRDVLDGSSIGFVETLEKDLSNLREKGIDAQIASGGGRMYVTMDRYENDWDVVKRGWDAQVLGEAPYKFRNAVEAVKKLREEPKANDQYLPPFVIVDESGNPVGPIKDGDAVVTFNFRADRMAMLAKALEYEDFDKFDRVRVPKIHYAGMLQYDGELKLPSHYLVSPPEIDRTSGEYLVHNGIRTFACSETVKFGHVTFFWNGNRSGYFNQEMEEYVEIPSDVGITFNVQPKMKAIEIAEKARDAILSGKFDQVRVNLPNGDMVGHTGDIEATVVACKVADDAVKMIIDAIEQVGGIFVITADHGNAEDMVKRDKSGKPLLDKNGNLQILTSHTLQPVPIAIGGPGLAPGARFRNDVPTGGLANVAATVMNLHGFEAPSDYEPTLIEVVDK; encoded by the exons ATGGGGAGCCCAGGACAGAACGCATGGAAATTGGCGGATCATCCTAAGCTTCCGAAGGGGAAGACTATTGCTATGGTGGTTTTGGATGGTTGGGGTGAGGCTAAACCTGATCAGTACAACTGCATCCACGTCGCCCACACTCCTACCATGGATTCCTTCAAAACT ACTGCCCCTGAGAAATGGAGATTGATTAAGGCCCATGGTACTGCTGTTGGGCTTCCAAGTGAGGATGACATGGGCAACAGTGAAGTTGGTCACAACGCTCTTGGTGCTGGTCGCATTTTTGCCCAAGG AGCCAAGCTTGTTGATCTTGCTCTTGCCTCGGGAAAAATCTACGACGGAGAGGGATTTAAGTACATTAAGGAATGTTTTGACAACGGCACCTTGCATCTCATCGGGTTATTGAGTGATGGTGGTGTTCACTCAAGGCTTGATCAGTTGCAG CTGTTGCTAAAAGGTGCTGTTGAAAATGGTGCAAAAAGAATCCGTGTTCACATTCTCACTGATGGCCGTGATGTTTTAGATGGGTCAAGCATTGGCTTTGTGGAGACTCTTGAGAAGGACCTGTCAAATTTACGTGAGAAAGGTATCGATGCACAAATTGCATCTGGTGGTGGTCGCATGTATGTTACAATGGATCGTTATGAG AATGATTGGGATGTGGTGAAACGAGGATGGGATGCCCAAGTTCTTGGTGAAGCCCCATACAAGTTTAGAAATGCAGTAGAAGCTGTCAAGAAACTGAGGGAAGAACCCAAGGCAAATGACCAGTACTTACCTCCTTTTGTCATTGTTGATGAGAGTGGAAATCCTGTGGGACCAATCAAGGATGGTGATGCTGTTGTCACATTCAACTTCCGAGCAGATCGCATGGCTATGCTTGCTAAGGCGCTTGAATACGAGGATTTTGACAAATTTGATCGGGTTCGAGTTCCTAAAATCCATTATGCTGGAATGCTTCAATATGATGGCGAGTTGAAGCTTCCAAGCCACTACCTTGTTTCTCCTCCTGAGATAGATAGGACATCTGGTGAATACTTGGTGCACAACGGCATTCGCACCTTTGCTTGCAG TGAGACTGTCAAATTTGGCCATGTCACTTTCTTCTGGAATGGAAATCGTTCTGGTTATTTTAATCAAGAAATGGAGGAATATGTGGAAATTCCAAGTGATGTTGGAATTACCTTCAATGTCCAACCTAAGATGAAGGCAATAGAGATTGCTGAGAAGGCAAGGGATGCCATCCTTAGTGGCAAATTTGACCAG GTTCGTGTCAATCTACCAAATGGTGACATGGTGGGACATACAGGAGACATTGAGGCCACAGTCGTGGCATGCAAGGTTGCTGATGATGCTGTCAAG ATGATCATTGATGCAATAGAGCAAGTTGGTGGAATCTTTGTAATCACTGCTGATCATGGTAATGCTGAAGACATGGTCAAGAGGGATAAGTCTGGCAAACCTCTTTTAGATAAGAATGGCAACCTTCAGATACTCACTTCCCACACTCTTCAACCA GTGCCTATCGCAATCGGAGGGCCTGGACTGGCCCCTGGTGCCAGGTTCCGCAATGATGTTCCCACTGGTGGACTTGCCAATGTGGCTGCAACCGTGATGAATCTGCATGGATTTGAGGCTCCTAGCGACTACGAGCCCACTCTGATTGAAGTTGTCGATAAATAG